A DNA window from Parabacteroides johnsonii DSM 18315 contains the following coding sequences:
- a CDS encoding efflux RND transporter periplasmic adaptor subunit, whose translation MVGERLVKGAVFLALMVLTTGCRHKDEPLRPLVIVDKPAKEDVQIFGEYVGRIRAARFVEIHARVEGYLEKMLFVEGKEVKQNEPLFIINSALYKAKVEKAKAQLKKNEAQAAKAKRDVERLQPLYEQHAASQLDLDNALASLGDAEADIAMSKADLDQAQLELSYTTVTSPLAGYISERFVDVGALVGPGVNSKLAAVVKSDTVLVDFKMTALDYLRAERRNIKFGEQDTSRSWQPTVTVTLADDSEYPVKGIVDFADPIVDPQTGTFGVRAELSNPNQKLLPGQFTKVKLLLDVREHAIVVPRKAISIEKGGAFIYVVRRDNVAEKRFVQTGPEIGNNIVIERGLGENEQVVIEGYHKLVPGMLVQPIQAGDDKAIEALRAEEEGE comes from the coding sequence ATGGTAGGAGAAAGATTGGTTAAAGGGGCTGTGTTTTTAGCCTTGATGGTGTTAACAACAGGATGTCGACATAAGGATGAACCTTTGAGGCCTCTTGTGATTGTTGATAAACCGGCGAAGGAAGATGTACAGATTTTTGGTGAATATGTCGGACGCATCCGGGCAGCCCGGTTCGTGGAAATACATGCTCGTGTCGAAGGTTATCTGGAAAAGATGTTGTTTGTGGAAGGAAAGGAAGTAAAGCAGAACGAACCTCTTTTCATTATTAATTCGGCTCTTTATAAGGCAAAGGTGGAGAAAGCCAAGGCGCAACTGAAAAAGAACGAAGCACAAGCTGCAAAAGCCAAACGCGATGTAGAACGTTTGCAGCCCTTGTATGAGCAGCATGCTGCCAGCCAATTGGATTTGGATAATGCATTAGCCTCGTTAGGAGACGCAGAGGCGGATATCGCCATGAGCAAGGCCGATCTGGACCAGGCACAACTTGAATTGAGTTATACGACTGTGACCTCTCCTTTGGCCGGATATATCAGCGAACGTTTTGTGGATGTCGGTGCTTTGGTTGGTCCCGGTGTAAACTCCAAATTGGCGGCCGTCGTAAAGAGTGACACTGTTTTAGTAGACTTCAAGATGACGGCATTGGACTATCTGCGTGCCGAACGTCGTAATATTAAATTTGGAGAACAAGACACGTCCCGTTCCTGGCAACCGACCGTGACAGTTACCTTAGCCGACGATTCAGAATACCCTGTTAAAGGGATAGTGGATTTCGCCGATCCGATTGTAGATCCGCAGACCGGTACATTTGGTGTACGTGCTGAGCTTTCCAATCCGAATCAGAAACTTCTTCCGGGGCAGTTCACAAAGGTGAAACTCTTGCTGGATGTTCGTGAACATGCAATTGTTGTTCCCCGTAAAGCTATTTCCATAGAGAAAGGGGGAGCTTTCATTTATGTAGTCCGCCGGGATAATGTGGCAGAAAAACGTTTTGTGCAGACTGGCCCAGAGATCGGAAACAACATCGTTATAGAACGTGGATTGGGTGAAAACGAACAAGTTGTAATAGAAGGCTATCATAAGTTAGTCCCCGGTATGCTGGTACAGCCGATACAGGCGGGTGACGATAAAGCGATTGAAGCATTAAGGGCAGAGGAGGAAGGCGAATGA
- a CDS encoding efflux RND transporter permease subunit, translating to MKPGFFIDRPVFSTVLSLVIVIVGIIGLVMLPVDQYPQITPPVVKISASYPGASAMTVSQAVATPIEQELNGTPGMIYMQSSSSNSGGLTITVTFDVNANPDLSAVEIQNRVKLAESRLPADVVQNGITVEKQSASQLMTLSLLSDDPRFDEIYLSNFATINVLDVLRRIPGVGRVSNIGSRYYGMQIWVYPDRLANMGLTVKDLQNALKEQNSESAAGELGKQPVLDVDITLPVTARGRLSTVKEFEDIVVRANPDGSIVRIRDVARVSLEASSYSTESGLNGKNAAILAIYMLPGANALEVATNVKEAMKEISQNFPEGLEYKFPFDATEYISQSIHEVYKTLFEALFLVVLVVFLSLQNWRAALIPTIAVPISLIGTFGFMLIMGFSLNMLTLLGLILAIGIVVDDAIVVVENVERLMHEEHLTAREATHKAMHELSGALIATSMVLAAVFVPVSFLSGITGALYRQFSITIVVSVLLSTVVALTLSPAMCAIILRPNRKKKNIVFRKINIWLAKGNSKYGHLLEKAIQNPRRILAGFGMVIVFIFVLNRVIPTSFIPEEDQGFFTVELVMPEGATLERTRKVTDRAIAFIENLPAVAYVQNVTGSSTRVGTSQSRSTLTVILKPWEERKSSNMGVEDVMEQCRKEFLYYPEILAYLNRPPVIPGLGESGGLEMQLEARGDASWENLVAATDTFMLYASQAPELTGVSSALQSEIPQLYFNVDRDRAKFLGIPLTDIFSTMKAYLGSVYVNDFNMFNRIYKVYIQAEAPYRATRDNLGLFFVRAQNGSMVPLTALGTTSYTTGPGTIKRFNMFTTAAISAVAAPGYSSGEAMAAMQRIAREHLPENIGLEWSGLSYQEKKAGGQTGFVLALVFLFVFLFLAAQYESWIVPIAVLLSLPVAALGAYLGIWVTGLHNDIYFQIGLVTLIGLAAKNAILIVEFAKIQVDSGVEVVKAALHAARMRFRPILMTSLAFVLGMLPMVLASGPGSASRHSIGTGVFFGMLVAITVGIVLVPFFFVLIYKIKGKVRMERILRRTTRK from the coding sequence ATGAAACCGGGATTCTTTATAGACCGTCCCGTTTTCTCGACAGTACTTTCTTTGGTGATTGTTATTGTTGGGATTATCGGATTGGTGATGTTGCCGGTGGACCAGTATCCGCAGATCACTCCGCCGGTTGTGAAGATTAGTGCCTCGTATCCGGGTGCAAGTGCTATGACGGTATCGCAAGCTGTTGCAACTCCTATCGAACAGGAGTTGAATGGTACGCCGGGTATGATCTATATGCAAAGTAGTAGCTCTAATTCGGGAGGTTTGACTATCACTGTCACGTTCGATGTGAATGCGAATCCAGACCTTTCGGCCGTAGAAATCCAGAACCGTGTGAAACTGGCGGAATCCCGTTTACCGGCAGACGTTGTGCAGAACGGTATCACGGTAGAAAAACAATCAGCCAGTCAGTTGATGACACTGAGCCTACTTTCGGACGATCCTCGTTTCGACGAGATCTATTTGAGTAACTTTGCGACTATTAATGTGTTGGATGTGCTGCGTCGTATTCCCGGTGTCGGTCGTGTCTCGAATATCGGTAGCCGTTATTATGGTATGCAGATCTGGGTTTATCCGGATCGTTTGGCAAACATGGGGTTGACAGTAAAGGACTTGCAGAATGCCCTGAAAGAACAAAACAGCGAATCGGCGGCCGGTGAGTTAGGAAAACAACCTGTATTGGATGTCGATATCACGCTGCCTGTTACTGCCAGAGGACGTTTGTCTACGGTAAAGGAGTTCGAAGATATTGTAGTTCGTGCCAATCCGGATGGCTCTATTGTCCGTATTCGTGATGTGGCAAGAGTTTCACTTGAAGCCTCTTCTTATTCGACGGAAAGTGGATTGAACGGAAAAAATGCGGCTATACTTGCTATCTATATGCTACCGGGAGCCAATGCACTGGAGGTAGCTACGAATGTAAAGGAAGCGATGAAAGAGATCAGCCAGAACTTTCCTGAAGGACTGGAATATAAGTTCCCCTTCGATGCAACCGAATATATATCGCAATCTATCCATGAGGTATATAAAACCTTGTTTGAAGCCTTGTTCCTGGTTGTATTGGTGGTATTCTTGTCTTTGCAGAACTGGCGTGCAGCCTTGATACCGACAATCGCCGTCCCTATCTCTCTGATCGGAACATTCGGTTTTATGCTAATTATGGGTTTCTCGCTCAACATGTTGACATTGTTAGGCTTGATTCTGGCAATCGGTATCGTGGTGGATGATGCGATCGTCGTGGTAGAAAATGTGGAACGTTTGATGCATGAAGAACATCTGACGGCTCGTGAGGCTACTCATAAAGCCATGCATGAGTTGTCGGGAGCCTTGATTGCTACCTCTATGGTGTTGGCGGCCGTGTTTGTTCCCGTTAGCTTTTTGAGTGGAATTACCGGAGCTTTATATCGTCAATTCTCCATTACGATCGTAGTCTCCGTACTGTTATCCACAGTTGTGGCGTTGACGTTAAGCCCTGCCATGTGTGCGATTATCCTACGCCCAAACAGGAAGAAAAAGAATATTGTTTTTCGTAAGATCAATATCTGGTTGGCCAAAGGAAATAGTAAATACGGGCATTTATTGGAAAAAGCGATTCAGAATCCGAGGCGTATCTTGGCTGGTTTCGGAATGGTGATCGTGTTTATCTTCGTGTTGAACCGGGTGATCCCGACCAGCTTTATCCCCGAAGAAGACCAAGGGTTCTTTACAGTCGAACTGGTGATGCCCGAGGGAGCGACTTTGGAACGCACGCGTAAAGTCACAGACCGCGCCATCGCTTTTATCGAGAATCTGCCGGCTGTCGCATATGTACAGAATGTGACCGGTAGCAGCACGCGTGTCGGAACTTCGCAGAGCCGTTCCACCCTGACCGTTATTCTGAAACCTTGGGAAGAACGCAAATCTTCCAATATGGGAGTAGAGGACGTAATGGAACAATGTCGTAAAGAGTTCTTATATTATCCAGAGATACTGGCCTACCTGAACCGTCCTCCTGTAATTCCTGGGTTAGGAGAGAGTGGAGGTTTGGAAATGCAACTAGAGGCTCGTGGCGATGCCAGCTGGGAAAACTTGGTGGCAGCTACCGACACTTTTATGCTCTACGCATCGCAAGCGCCGGAACTGACAGGTGTGTCATCTGCCTTGCAGTCGGAGATACCGCAGCTCTACTTCAATGTGGACCGTGATCGCGCGAAGTTCCTCGGTATTCCGTTGACGGATATCTTCTCGACCATGAAGGCTTATTTGGGTTCTGTCTATGTAAACGATTTTAACATGTTCAATCGTATATATAAAGTATATATCCAGGCAGAAGCTCCATATCGTGCAACGCGTGATAATCTTGGTCTGTTTTTCGTCCGTGCACAGAACGGTTCGATGGTTCCGTTGACTGCACTGGGAACGACCAGCTATACGACCGGACCGGGGACGATTAAACGTTTTAATATGTTTACGACAGCCGCTATCAGTGCTGTTGCTGCTCCCGGATATAGCTCGGGCGAAGCAATGGCCGCTATGCAAAGGATTGCTCGCGAGCATCTTCCGGAGAATATCGGATTGGAGTGGAGCGGACTTTCCTATCAGGAGAAAAAGGCTGGCGGACAGACTGGATTCGTGCTGGCGTTGGTATTCCTTTTCGTGTTCCTTTTCCTGGCTGCCCAATATGAAAGCTGGATCGTGCCGATTGCCGTACTGCTTTCATTACCGGTAGCTGCATTGGGAGCTTATCTCGGAATATGGGTGACGGGCCTGCATAATGACATTTATTTTCAAATCGGTCTGGTGACGTTGATCGGTCTGGCGGCAAAGAATGCGATCCTGATTGTCGAGTTTGCCAAAATACAGGTCGATTCCGGAGTCGAGGTTGTCAAAGCCGCCCTTCATGCTGCCCGGATGCGTTTCCGTCCGATCCTGATGACCTCATTGGCATTTGTTTTGGGTATGCTTCCGATGGTACTGGCAAGCGGACCGGGTTCTGCTTCACGTCATAGTATCGGCACAGGTGTATTCTTTGGGATGCTGGTCGCCATCACAGTCGGAATTGTTTTGGTTCCTTTCTTCTTTGTTTTGATTTACAAGATAAAAGGTAAAGTCAGAATGGAACGTATTCTTCGTCGAACAACAAGAAAATAA
- a CDS encoding efflux transporter outer membrane subunit, with protein MKQNIYVFMVLSLTLALSSCKIGKKYARPELDLPEEIVAGADTASIDSIPWQSLYADTTLQRLITIALDNNKDMKIAAAKIKEMIATKRITFAEQFPEIGARIYGQKERLNYGGDDPKPDPEYGAKLTLSWELDLWGNLRWANEAGIAAYLQSVEARRALQMTLVAEVAAAYYELCALDQEQAIVRHTLAARREGVRLAKLRFEGGLTSETSYSQAQVELARTETLLPSLEQKIKIKENDLSFLLGQYSGDVPRGLSLREQHLPATLPVGLPSSLLERRPDMRQAEQKLREANARVGVAQTDLFPKISLTGNLGFENEELTNFIKSPAWFLAGDLLQPLFAMGKNKAKLKAARARYEQEVYNYQKSVLGAFKEVGNAIITIRKAKEVRLSYERLLNAADTYLQLAQLQYINGVTSYMDVLDAQRGLLDAQLSLNKAMLDELLSTVYLYKALGGGWE; from the coding sequence ATGAAACAAAATATCTATGTATTCATGGTCCTGTCCCTTACGCTGGCACTTTCTTCCTGCAAGATCGGTAAGAAGTACGCTCGCCCTGAACTGGACCTTCCGGAAGAGATTGTGGCAGGGGCGGATACCGCTTCGATCGACAGCATTCCTTGGCAGAGCCTGTATGCCGATACGACTTTGCAGCGCCTGATCACCATTGCTCTTGATAATAATAAAGATATGAAGATTGCCGCGGCGAAAATAAAGGAGATGATCGCCACGAAACGGATCACTTTCGCTGAGCAGTTTCCAGAAATAGGGGCTCGGATCTACGGACAGAAAGAGCGTCTGAATTATGGAGGTGATGACCCGAAGCCTGATCCTGAATACGGAGCCAAGCTGACCCTTTCGTGGGAATTGGATCTGTGGGGGAATCTCCGCTGGGCAAACGAAGCGGGGATTGCTGCCTACCTGCAATCGGTGGAAGCACGTCGTGCCTTGCAGATGACGTTGGTGGCGGAAGTGGCTGCCGCTTATTATGAGCTTTGCGCGCTCGATCAGGAACAGGCCATTGTGCGTCACACCTTGGCTGCACGTCGCGAGGGCGTCCGACTGGCTAAGCTGCGTTTTGAAGGAGGTCTGACTTCCGAGACGTCCTACAGTCAGGCACAGGTGGAGTTGGCACGTACGGAGACCTTGCTTCCTTCGCTTGAACAGAAGATCAAGATAAAGGAGAATGACCTTTCTTTCCTGCTTGGACAGTATTCAGGGGATGTCCCGCGCGGATTGTCCTTGCGTGAACAGCATTTGCCGGCAACATTGCCGGTCGGCCTGCCTTCTTCCTTGCTTGAACGGCGCCCGGACATGCGGCAAGCGGAGCAAAAACTGCGTGAAGCGAATGCCAGGGTAGGAGTGGCTCAAACCGATCTTTTCCCGAAGATTAGCCTGACTGGTAATTTAGGCTTTGAAAACGAAGAACTGACGAATTTCATCAAGAGTCCCGCTTGGTTTCTTGCTGGCGATTTATTGCAACCATTGTTTGCTATGGGTAAGAACAAAGCAAAACTGAAAGCGGCTCGTGCCCGCTATGAGCAGGAAGTATATAATTACCAGAAAAGCGTGCTCGGTGCTTTTAAAGAAGTGGGCAATGCAATCATCACGATCCGCAAGGCAAAGGAGGTTCGCCTGTCATACGAGAGATTGCTCAATGCTGCCGATACTTACCTTCAGTTGGCACAATTGCAGTATATCAACGGTGTCACCAGCTATATGGATGTTCTTGATGCCCAGCGTGGTTTGCTTGACGCCCAACTTAGCCTGAACAAGGCGATGCTTGACGAATTACTGTCGACGGTCTACCTTTATAAGGCGTTGGGAGGAGGTTGGGAGTAA
- a CDS encoding nitroreductase family protein, giving the protein MESFATLIKSRRSTRKFTDQLLNPEQVEMILKAALMAPASKRKNPWQFVVVEDKEMLAKLSVCKPAGAAFLKDCALAVVVLANVMESDVWVEDASIASIYMQLQAEDLGLGSCWCQIRNRQTEDDADAAQYVRGLLDVPYQLEVLSIIGIGYKDQERKPFDESHLQWEKIHLGTFRMPTEDKQEEA; this is encoded by the coding sequence ATGGAAAGTTTCGCAACATTAATAAAGAGTAGAAGAAGTACCCGTAAATTCACGGACCAGTTATTGAATCCGGAGCAGGTGGAAATGATATTGAAAGCCGCCTTGATGGCACCGGCTTCCAAACGGAAGAATCCCTGGCAGTTCGTTGTCGTGGAGGACAAGGAAATGTTGGCTAAGTTGTCGGTATGCAAACCGGCAGGAGCTGCGTTCCTGAAAGATTGCGCGTTGGCCGTTGTTGTGCTGGCGAATGTGATGGAAAGCGATGTTTGGGTGGAAGATGCTTCGATTGCTTCTATCTATATGCAATTGCAGGCCGAAGATTTGGGATTGGGCAGTTGCTGGTGCCAGATCCGTAATCGGCAGACGGAAGACGATGCGGATGCTGCGCAGTATGTGCGGGGACTGCTCGATGTGCCTTACCAACTGGAAGTCTTGTCCATCATCGGCATAGGATATAAGGATCAGGAACGTAAGCCGTTTGACGAATCACATCTGCAGTGGGAAAAGATACATCTTGGAACTTTCCGCATGCCAACTGAAGACAAACAGGAGGAAGCATGA
- a CDS encoding Rossmann-like and DUF2520 domain-containing protein — protein sequence MKVIFLGSGNLATRLSLEMHRKGIRIGQVYSHTPENAQQLAALLGCPWTTDPEAVETDADLYVFSLKDTVLVDVIARVRPNDGLWVHTAGSMPMDVFSGHTANYGVLYPMQTFSKTREVDFSVIPFFLEANTSENAGKLQQLAEKLSGNVRFLSSDKRKCLHLAAVFACNFTNHIYALAVKLLQEQDIPANVLLPLIDETAAKIHTMPPKVAQTGPAIRYDENVINKHLAMLGDSDMRSIYQLISQSIHKEAQHE from the coding sequence ATGAAAGTCATTTTTTTAGGTTCTGGCAACCTGGCGACACGTCTGTCTCTCGAAATGCATCGCAAAGGGATACGGATCGGACAGGTGTATAGCCATACGCCGGAAAATGCGCAACAGCTGGCCGCCCTGTTGGGCTGTCCCTGGACAACCGATCCTGAAGCTGTCGAGACGGATGCCGACCTGTATGTCTTTTCCTTAAAAGATACGGTTTTGGTGGATGTAATTGCCCGTGTAAGGCCGAACGACGGCTTGTGGGTGCATACGGCAGGTAGTATGCCGATGGATGTTTTCAGCGGCCATACGGCCAATTACGGAGTTCTGTATCCGATGCAGACATTTAGCAAAACGCGTGAGGTAGATTTCAGTGTGATTCCTTTTTTTCTTGAAGCCAATACGTCTGAAAATGCCGGTAAGTTGCAACAATTGGCGGAGAAACTTTCGGGAAATGTCCGTTTCCTGTCGTCCGACAAACGTAAATGTTTGCATCTGGCAGCTGTCTTTGCCTGCAATTTTACCAACCATATTTATGCGTTGGCTGTTAAATTATTGCAGGAACAGGATATACCGGCCAATGTTCTGCTGCCGCTTATAGACGAGACGGCAGCTAAGATACACACGATGCCGCCGAAGGTGGCGCAGACTGGTCCGGCTATCCGGTATGATGAGAATGTGATCAATAAACATTTGGCTATGCTGGGCGATTCTGATATGCGGTCGATCTACCAGCTAATCAGCCAAAGTATACATAAGGAGGCACAACATGAGTAG
- a CDS encoding KdsC family phosphatase, translated as MSSINYDLSKIKAFVFDVDGVLSCDVIPLHPNGDPMRTVNIKDGYALQLAVKKGYHVAIITGGYTEAVRIRFSRLGITHIYMKSAVKVHDYKDFLKKTGLQPEEVMYAGDDIPDYEVMTMVGLPVAPADAAPEIKRIAKYISHKNGGDGVARDIIEQTMKAQGHWMGDEAFGW; from the coding sequence ATGAGTAGTATCAATTATGATTTGAGTAAGATAAAGGCTTTTGTTTTTGATGTGGACGGTGTTTTGTCCTGTGATGTAATTCCTTTGCACCCGAACGGCGATCCTATGCGTACCGTTAATATAAAGGACGGCTATGCTTTGCAGCTTGCTGTTAAAAAAGGCTATCATGTAGCCATTATTACGGGAGGCTATACGGAAGCGGTACGGATACGCTTTTCGCGTCTCGGCATTACCCATATTTATATGAAAAGTGCCGTGAAAGTTCACGATTATAAGGATTTTCTGAAAAAGACCGGTTTGCAGCCCGAAGAGGTCATGTATGCTGGAGATGATATTCCTGATTACGAAGTAATGACAATGGTCGGCCTGCCTGTGGCACCCGCTGATGCGGCTCCTGAGATCAAGCGTATCGCCAAATATATCTCCCACAAGAACGGGGGGGACGGCGTTGCCCGCGATATAATCGAACAAACCATGAAAGCCCAGGGCCACTGGATGGGTGACGAGGCTTTCGGCTGGTAG
- a CDS encoding Maf-like protein produces MKSILPNLSQYKIVLGSNSPRRRELLAGLDIDFEVQTIPGIDESFPKTLRPDEVPVYIARKKAEAYISSMLADELLITADTIVWTFGEILGKPKDREDAIAMLRKLSGRVHEVITGVCITTKEKTVSFSASSAVCFASLDDDEIVYYVDKYCPFDKAGSYGIQEWIGYVAVEAINGSFYNVMGLPVRLLYQELKKF; encoded by the coding sequence ATGAAAAGCATACTCCCTAACCTGAGTCAATATAAAATTGTATTAGGCTCCAACTCTCCCCGGAGGCGCGAATTGCTGGCAGGATTGGATATTGACTTTGAAGTACAGACGATCCCGGGTATAGACGAATCCTTTCCCAAAACACTGCGGCCAGACGAGGTTCCGGTCTATATCGCCAGGAAAAAGGCTGAAGCCTACATCTCTTCGATGTTGGCAGACGAATTGTTGATTACTGCCGATACGATCGTGTGGACTTTCGGTGAAATTTTAGGTAAACCGAAAGACCGCGAAGACGCTATCGCCATGCTTCGGAAACTGTCCGGGCGTGTACATGAGGTGATTACCGGTGTTTGTATTACGACAAAAGAGAAAACGGTTTCTTTTTCAGCTTCATCGGCCGTTTGTTTTGCCAGCCTGGATGATGACGAGATCGTCTACTATGTCGATAAATACTGCCCGTTTGATAAGGCCGGTAGCTACGGTATACAGGAATGGATCGGTTACGTGGCGGTCGAAGCTATCAACGGCAGCTTTTATAATGTGATGGGACTACCGGTCAGGCTGCTTTATCAGGAGTTGAAGAAGTTCTGA
- a CDS encoding glycoside hydrolase family 31 protein, protein MKKIYYLLVCLFFLQSVFAAREKQIFDIRLQNGLNMNVEVCTDGIFRIRVTPHSTFSESLMQRYGIIKTDWSPVPVSQKDNKQQFEVSTGAYRLKIDKKTGAISVSDRKGRVIIEKVIFLTSADPLCTDLGEVINAKYKDMKVPNNGTIIGDDKNPGSMKDQAETGDYKNVSILSISLKDGERFYGGGSTSRDHIQHRGELLRMWTTYQHTEIPMPFMISSENWGIFNNTTRKNFFDIGSYQPDVFSIYNTTDEADFYLMFGSSMPDVINDYTAITGRPYLLPKYAYGLCFGPNMLEDQFDILNDAVRFREMGVPCDLFWLEPQWMEKRYDFSTKKKWNYQKFSAEAYWDSTRYPKKENHRLLIGRLHGMGYHMGLWLCIEYDLSVPEEDALAKAMGKPLSGQEHWMEHLKNFVDNGVDGFKMDPARTIDEHPNFKYYNGHTDKEMHNLNQILLPKQMYKMMREHTGLRSWHHYTAGWSGTQHWSASTSGDNGGGRTALFDQLNLGMSGFLNTSCDVMNVNKDEELQSLHFGLFLPWVQINSWYSLHQPFYFPEKEKKMYRDYVKLRYALMPYIYSAALEGAQTGMPIVRSMPLMFPDDRKTDDMVYQYMFGQNFLVGIFSDSIYLPKGNWFDFWTGEKLAGGREIKHVIPDNRAGLLFVREGAIIPFQKDMQFIGEKPLDTLMVKVFPKDISSYTMYEDDGKTYDYENGAIAATRFECKQSGRTVEFTVFPVEGSYDGMCKARTYELEIDVPQRPSEVLVNNIPVTDWQYGDDHKVRVSLHQENNEQVKAILR, encoded by the coding sequence ATGAAAAAGATCTACTATTTGCTTGTGTGTCTGTTTTTCCTGCAATCCGTTTTTGCAGCAAGGGAGAAACAGATCTTCGATATCCGTTTGCAGAATGGGTTGAATATGAATGTGGAAGTTTGTACGGATGGAATATTCCGGATTCGGGTTACTCCTCATTCAACCTTTTCTGAGTCGTTGATGCAACGCTACGGAATTATTAAAACGGATTGGAGTCCGGTTCCGGTTTCCCAAAAAGACAATAAACAACAGTTTGAAGTATCGACCGGTGCCTATCGGCTGAAAATCGATAAAAAGACCGGTGCTATATCTGTTTCTGACCGGAAGGGGCGGGTGATTATCGAGAAAGTAATCTTTCTTACCTCTGCCGATCCGTTGTGTACTGACCTGGGAGAAGTGATCAATGCCAAATACAAGGACATGAAAGTCCCCAACAATGGTACGATCATCGGCGACGACAAAAATCCGGGAAGTATGAAAGACCAGGCGGAAACCGGCGATTATAAGAACGTCAGTATCCTTTCGATTTCGCTGAAGGACGGCGAACGTTTCTATGGTGGTGGCAGTACCAGTCGCGACCATATTCAGCATCGGGGTGAACTGTTGCGTATGTGGACCACTTACCAACATACCGAGATTCCGATGCCTTTTATGATCAGTTCCGAAAATTGGGGTATCTTCAACAACACGACACGGAAGAATTTTTTCGATATCGGCAGCTACCAGCCGGATGTTTTCTCTATTTATAATACGACGGACGAGGCGGATTTCTATTTGATGTTCGGCAGTTCGATGCCTGATGTGATCAACGATTATACGGCTATTACCGGCCGACCTTACTTATTGCCGAAATATGCATACGGGTTGTGTTTTGGTCCGAATATGCTGGAAGACCAATTCGACATTCTGAATGATGCCGTACGTTTTCGTGAGATGGGGGTCCCTTGTGACCTATTCTGGCTCGAACCTCAATGGATGGAGAAACGCTATGATTTCTCGACCAAAAAGAAATGGAACTATCAGAAGTTTTCGGCTGAAGCTTATTGGGATTCCACTCGCTATCCGAAGAAGGAAAACCACCGTCTGCTTATCGGTCGTCTACATGGGATGGGGTATCATATGGGACTTTGGCTCTGTATCGAGTATGATCTGAGCGTTCCGGAGGAGGATGCGTTGGCGAAAGCGATGGGAAAGCCTCTTTCCGGCCAGGAGCATTGGATGGAGCATTTGAAAAATTTTGTGGATAATGGCGTGGACGGTTTCAAGATGGACCCGGCACGTACAATAGATGAACATCCGAATTTTAAGTATTACAACGGACATACCGATAAAGAGATGCATAACCTGAACCAGATCCTTCTGCCGAAGCAGATGTACAAGATGATGCGTGAACATACAGGACTTCGTTCCTGGCATCATTATACTGCCGGTTGGTCGGGAACGCAGCACTGGAGTGCTTCCACCAGCGGTGATAACGGGGGAGGGCGTACGGCGCTGTTCGACCAGTTGAACTTGGGTATGAGTGGTTTTCTTAATACTTCTTGCGACGTGATGAATGTCAATAAGGACGAGGAGTTGCAAAGCCTTCATTTTGGCCTTTTCCTGCCATGGGTGCAGATCAATAGTTGGTATTCGTTGCATCAGCCGTTCTATTTCCCAGAGAAAGAAAAGAAGATGTACCGGGATTATGTGAAGCTGCGTTACGCGTTGATGCCCTATATTTATTCGGCGGCGCTGGAAGGGGCGCAGACCGGTATGCCGATCGTACGCTCCATGCCTTTGATGTTTCCAGATGACCGCAAGACGGATGATATGGTCTACCAGTATATGTTCGGCCAAAATTTTTTAGTCGGTATCTTTAGTGATTCGATCTACCTGCCGAAAGGGAACTGGTTTGACTTTTGGACAGGAGAAAAATTGGCCGGCGGAAGGGAAATCAAGCATGTGATACCTGATAACCGCGCAGGGTTGCTGTTCGTACGCGAAGGGGCGATTATACCGTTCCAAAAAGATATGCAATTCATAGGAGAGAAGCCGTTGGATACCTTGATGGTGAAAGTATTTCCCAAAGATATCTCTTCCTATACGATGTATGAAGATGATGGTAAAACATATGATTATGAAAATGGAGCGATTGCCGCAACCCGTTTTGAATGTAAGCAGAGCGGACGGACAGTTGAGTTCACTGTCTTCCCGGTGGAAGGATCGTATGACGGCATGTGCAAAGCACGGACATACGAATTGGAGATCGACGTCCCGCAGCGCCCGTCGGAAGTACTGGTAAACAATATTCCGGTAACAGACTGGCAGTATGGCGACGATCATAAGGTACGCGTCAGCTTACATCAGGAAAATAACGAACAGGTGAAAGCCATACTTCGTTAG